gttggagagaattcgcccttgAATTTGGACTGTCTTTTCCACAGTCCTTCGGGTGCCCTATTAACTCGTTCTATTCTCCGTTCCTCAAGATCACAACAAGGCAATACCCCAAAATAAACAtgacgcttctcatcatcgaaatacttTGACGGTTGTCATAATAGCCCCATACACCATTTGGCAATATTGCAGATTTGCTCTTTGttcgttccttctcccttccatgtgccatgaagatactcaagaatgggtcaaccattgtttcccttgtgaacatataatttctctcatccgcataaaactcaccataatcttcgttaggagaatttaaaatattttcaataccaaggaaatcaacataacctaaTTCTTCATCACTTAAATTAGGTAATGTACCTAGAAGgtcttcttcaacttcttcatcACCCTCTTCATAATTATTGGTGATGACAACTACAGTAAGATGACTCAAGAGAtacaataaaaacaacaataaagtagtggataactaattctagatcttgaatCTATaaatgatctaagaattcttctaaaaacaatagatactctctaaagtttaaaggaaaaaagaaataaactcaactttgagtattctcattaatcaaaatcaataataatcaacaattGAATTGTTAAAGACTATAAGCATATAtctatagcccaagactcctaatcgtaagataacaatgaaataaagttaatttagaagtctatgaaagacaactaaaccaaataaaagactaataaagaaacctaattcaaataaaaacttaaagatAAGATATAATAAACGACaataaagaaacctaataaaagactaaaagataagataagataagctttgaattccaatctacatcagaATTCCTGTTGTTTAGAGCCGTCATGGTATTCCTCTTTTAGAGTGAGTTTTTGAAAACCACATAATTAAACCTAGATCTTACAAAAGGCCTACAGCCTATCGAAATTCCAATAAAAAgaagatcaaaagaaaaatttcaGATTGTCTAATGCAAGACAGTGTTAACTTCAAAGATTTTGTAACTATGAACTTCTTGTAactctatttattttataatagattgattttttgagttgTCTACCCTatagtgattttatttttaaaaagttcttAAAATAAGTTTCAACTTCTTCACAAAAATCCTTGTATGTTGATTGTTTTATGgctttcatatatttttaaagatataatttgtggttggtaatttttaaatttcgtaTTAATTGGTAATTACCTATGGGAAGGAATTGATTGGAATCTCACGTATATTTTTCAGACTTTGGCAATGAAAGGGTCCCTCAGAAAGACGACATTAATACGTCACCTGATCTCCTCTCTTCAAATGTCTCAGACAAATATCCTTAAAAAATTAACCCACCTCCTCTCCACCACTTTCAAGGCAAGCTTTTACCTTCTTCTGAATTGAAGTATAGCTTTGCTCCCATGATGTCCAAAATCATCAGCATTCTTCTTTTctctgtctttctttctttacagTACTTGAAGCCTTCAGCTGCACAAACTTGGATCAGAGCAGGTTACTGGTACTACGGCAGCGGTTCTTTGTTACCCATTTCAGACATAAACTCAGCCCTCTTCACTCACCTTATTTGCGCTTTTGCTGATGTAAACCCTTCGTCCTCCGAGCTCTCTATCCCATACTCTGCTCAGCCATACTTCTCCACCTTCACCAACACCGTTAAACAAAAGAACCCATCAATCACCACCCTCCTTTCTATTGGGGGCTCAAGCGCAAACCACACAGTCCTTTCATCGATGGTCAGCAACGCTTCCTCTAGAAAATCATTCATCGACTCTTCAATGAAAATGGCAAGGCTTTATGGCTTCCAGGGCTTTGACTTCAATTGGGATTCAGCAAACACAAGCTCCAACATGGCCCATATGGGGATACTCTTTCAGGAGTGGCGAGCCGCCGTGGATTCTGAGGCAAAACAATCTAACCAGACACAATTGATCTTAACTGCAGCAGTTAGAAACACACCAGATATATATTTGGGCAACGCTTCTTTCCCTGTGGATTCCATAAGGGATAACTTGGATTGGATTCATGTCATGGCTTATGGCTACTATACGCCTCAGCAGTCAAACGTTACAGGTGCTCTTGCAGCCTTATTTGACCCAATCACCAATGCAAGCACGGATTATGGTATTCGTATATGGATTGATAGGGGCATGTCTGCTGGAAAATTGGTCTTGGCCTTGCCTTTCCATGGCTATGCGTGGACATTAAAGAATCCCAAAGAAAATGTTATTGGTTCACCGGCTACGGGTCCAGCCATTACACCTGATGGGATGATGAGCTATAAGGATATCAAGGCTTACATTCAGACAAATGGGGCTGTTGTAATATACAATCCTACATATGTGGTGAAATCCTGCAAAGTTGGATCGGTCTGGATCTGCTTTGATGATGCTGAGGTTGTCAAAAATAAGGTTGCTTATGCCAAGCAGAAGAAACTACTTGGTTACGTTGCGTGGCAACTCCCTTATGATGACAATTCGGAGCTTTCTCTAGCAGCAGGTAAGAGATCGATGCAGCAGacttatttgatattatttgtgaaaataatttaCTTTCTTAGGAAGCCTAATTAGATGTTTGATAGGGGTATTCGTATTCTCGATAGTTGTATCCATCATATTGCGCTGCGGCTTTCATCAGCTGCATCTGCAGGTTACCTCCATTTTCACCTATTTAGAAGTGCTAGTGGTCTGTCTGGATTAGATTATTCTGTCTAAGTTTGTTTTTAGCTTCATGTCGAAGCTTATTTTAGCTTCTTGTCTCTCCTGTatcctcatttatttttaatgaatgccaatttgttaaaaaaaacaaaaaagaagaatattaatCTAATTGCCCACATATGTAAAGAATTCAAATACGTCAATATGTCAATGCCCTTTCCACTTCATGTctaagttaaacttaaaattttgagtttgttaGCCAAATTTTAACTAAAGAATAAAGAGTTTAATGAGAATACTACTCTTAGACAAGCTTTGTAAATATCAAGAGCCAGAAAGTAAAAAAGTGAAAGCTATTTCATTTTTTAcgcttatatattcattttcattatttctcccatctaccaaaaacaaagaaagaattaaaaaagaatatttaactaaagtagagaaagaccttagagagtttgatgtttGGTTTCTTTTGAAAGTGTGGCtctccaactttgaaaaaatagatttttattttcaaatttaacttttgtttgCAAAGCTCACTATATGTGCACTAATGTTTCTCTTGAGTTGGCTGGCCTTGCGAAACTGACTTTTAATTGAGTTATCGGGTTGTCTTTGACAGAGATAAGACATGACATATATGTCATTGGTATGTATAGAAGATTATCTGGCATGCTTTAATAATTAAACTAATAACTATACAAACATTCAATTATTTCAGCAATCGAAAGTATTAGAAGCTTGAGAGTGACATTGTTTTAAGATCTTTTCTGACATATTAGTCTCTCATAAATTTCATCATGATGATATGCTTTATCAGCTCAGGAGGAAGGAAATAATATTAATGGAAAACACAAGAGGCGATTATTAGTGATTGTTTTGACTACAACTGCTACCGTTGTTCTCCTACTGGGGCTTGTCGTCTGTTACTTACGGAGGagaatgttcaaattgaaaggtAAAGTCTTGCTACTGCATTTACTATCACCTTCTATAATTGCAAGTTAGGATTATTTACTATTAAACACCATGATTGAGAAACTGACACTTTTGggcatcttttcttttttctctctttttattttttattttatttattttttactttatttattttttgtttttatttttctgttaataTAGGAATGATTGTTACATCTAAAGGATCGGAGTCCAAAATTAATCATATGGCAGCTGCAGGAAATTTTAATGGCAATGTTCCTAATATGCAAGTTTTTAATTTAGTTGAGATTGAGGCAGCTACAGATAGACtttcaattgaaaataaacttGGAGAGGGAGGTTATGGTCCCGTTTACAAGGTAAACTTCTGTTAGACTACATGTTTTGTGGCATTAACACATCATCATTACAAGTGCTTCAAGTTGTAGACTAAATAAATTGGCAGAAACATACCCTCTATCTATAAACCACTCCCATGCTACATTTTGGCAGCAGGAGTAGAAAATGTGTTGCAGTATCTTAATGATGAAAAGATATCAACTAATCATGGGTAAGGTCTATTTATTTATCAGGGTGTATTACCAAATGGACAAGAAATAGCAGTTAAAAAGCTTTCAAAAACATCTGTGCAAGGGTTTGAGGAGTTTCAGAATGAGGTTATACTTACTGCAAAACTGCAACATGTAAATCTTGTGCGACTTTTGGGATACTGCATTGAGAGGGATGAAAAAATGCTGATCTACGAgtacatgccaaacaaaagcttGGACTTCTACCTCTTTGGTTTGATATATATCTTTCCTGCAATTCAATTACAGTGAATGAGAGAATGTTAGATGCAATAAGCTATTGCATCATTTGCATAGAAAGTTGCATGCCAATAATTCCTGATGCTGACACTTGTGCCAAACACCCTTTAAGCTTAAAAAAAGCCAAGGTCATCTAAACAAAAGCTTATAGGGATACTGGCACAAGGTGTCTTTTAAATATctgggcattttttttttttttttttgcatcttattCTTTTATTGGCCCCATGATAACTGAATGACTGAGTTTTCATGATCTAATTTCACATAGACCCTATGAGACGGTTTCTATTGGATTGGAGGAAACGCATTGACATCATTGAAGGGGTTACACAAGGGCTTCTGTATCTCCAAGAATACTCAAGAATGACAATTATTCACCGAGACTTGAAAGCTAGCAACATTTTATTAGATGACGAGATGAAACCCAAGATCTCAGACTTTGGTATGGCTagaatttttaagagaaatgatcGTGAAGCAAACACAGATCGGATtgttggaacatagtaagtactTTGCCTAAAAAGCGTTATAACCTATGCTTTCTTGTTAGTTAAATAATCAATTTTGATGTTAAAAAATCCAATGCAGTGGTTATATTCCTCCGGAGTATGTTAGAGATGGTGTGTACTCCATCAAAtctgatgtttatagttttggagtTCTACTTCTACAAATCATTAGTGGCAAGAAGACTGCACGTTATTATGGTTTGGATGAGAGCCTAAACATGCTAGAATATGTAAGTAACTTTAGTAAACATTCCTAAGACAATTGTGGATCAAAATGTtacacttcttttcttttgctaagTATTTGATGATTAATATTCTATAATTTCAGGCGTATGAGCTGTGGAAAGAAGGCAAAGGCATGAAATTTATGGATTCTACTCTGGATGATACACTTTCATCGTGCAAATTAATTAGATGCATCCAAATAGCTCTTTTATGCGTCCAGGAAAATGCTAATGACAGGCCATCTATGTTAGAAGTTTCATCaatgcttaaaaatgaaactgcAGCTCTAACAGCTCCAAAAAAGCCAGCTTTCTCAAGGAAAACAGATGAAGAGGTGGAAACTAAATCCACATTGCAGCCAGAAATTTGTTCTGATAATGACGCAACAATCTCTGAACTGGTAGCACGATGAGTATGGAGGTCTTGGGAAATATATATTTAACGCCCAGATTCCGGATTCCACAATGGGCACACTAaagcatatttttctttttattaaaactttCATGAGTATTTAAAAATTCTCACAGGTTAACTAGGACATTATATTCATTAGAATGTTTTATAAATCAGTAAATCACCATTTAGCAATTCTTGATCATCATAATTAAATTGTAAAGACTTTTAAATCTAGTACTCCAAAATCCTTAATAAACTATAATACATTCCATACATCATTAGTGGCAGAGTGAGGATTTTAGTTTAGGGaggtcaaaattttttttttttttcaaagaaaaaacaaattaaagtggCATGGAACAAATATtcattaagaatattaaaaacaattcaataaaatttaattattgtttaaaacatatagaTGTtacttacaatttattttgtcatacttaacatgaatttttttattcaactgATTACGTACGtgaaacttttcaaaaaacataaattgTAAGAAGGATCATAGAATCGGAACTTGCAACTTCTTGATTCAGAtcaggttcaactagcatatggtcaatttgaaaaaaatatgactagtcaaaaacaccTCATGTAGTTACCTAACATAcctcacttttaaaaaaattacctcaAATTAAGCTCAAGTGTGCATAAGAATTAAGCATAGGTAAAACATACCATATACGCtcaagctttaggtaaccacaaaaacaagtccattgaaacaattttttatctcatgcatatttagAATATTCCAAGACGCGATGAATTAAATTCATGAAAgtaacatgagaaattaatggactatctgagtacataagacaaaagagagaaaagaaacaacaacaaaaatttaaaccaaaaaacaaacaccCAACAAACTATGACGCTaggacacaaatatatatatatatgagcaaagTCTGTCCTAGGTATGCAATGTGCCCATCTAAACTAGGTGAGTCCAGTACTACTCCCCCTCAACgggtgaatggtatcaaccttcttaacccaaactttcttcattttgggaaCAGAAGTGCGACTCTTGTCCAAGTCATTTAACTGGGTAataacaccccttagcatgttgACTAATTTCTCATGACTATCCCTAGAACGAGAATAGCctctttttgactcatgattattcaactgaaaacaattagggtgaatatgcccaatcttaccacagtaatgacatgtaggaatgaacctttgagaagaTTGATTTCTTGGCATATGAGCACGTCTCGGTGTAGCACTAGAcacataggaatcagttagaattCCCTTACCTTTCTCACCTCTTGAAACGGGAGGATACATTACCTTCTTCTTAGTCAAACTTTCTTCTTTACAagctggtttcacaaaaattaactttgaaggagaagcaacattagtagaagaaacagcagatttatcaaagcccaatccagttctatcaaacgaatgtttctgattatgcaaCATGTGATTTAGCCTTTCACTAGAGAAGGTTTTCAGGTGATTTCTTGACTCATTAAgatcattctctaaggatttcactttggcaattaacatgtgattttcagacatcaaagtattatgaataGCATGTGAATCAGTTAAGGTAatagaaagttgatcattttcaagattaacttCTTTGAGTTTCTGCAAGTGCTGCTTAttcaacttcttcaatttaatgcattccACATATatcattataagcattttgTAGATCAACCTCCTCTTCTGATTCATTATCACATATGCCATGTTCACTATCTAGAGAGTTAGACTCACTAGCCTCATGTTCACTATCATAAAAAACCCCCAAGAGCTACATAATTAGCATCATTTTTAGCTTTTTCCTCATTGTCTGACTTGTCACTTTGAGTCACACTAAAGGCATTGccttttgaatttatcaaattttcacAATCAGCACGAATATGACCAATACCACCACATTCATGACACTTACGACCACAAGATAATTTATCTTTctgattttcatcatttttgcctTCGTAATTATCTCTAACCTCATGACTAGGATTCACAGAATTTTTAGATTCCTACTTCTAAAATTTCCATTGTTTCTGAAAACTTTCCTAAACTTCCTAGCAATCATAGCTATTGCTTCATCATCTCTAGAGTTCTCAACAGAGTGAACTACAAATTTATCTTTAGCAGCCTTGATCTTAAGAGCAAGATTTTTTGAGCTTTAGTTCTTAGGTAACATGAGTTCAAATGTCTGAAGTGAACCGACAAGTTCCTCTACTCTCATTGTCCCTAGATCTTTACTCTATTGTATAGCAGTAATCTGAGGTATAAATCTCGCAGGTAGAgatcttaaaattttctttattatcttagcatcagtcattttctttccaagattAATAGTAGAGTTTCTAATAGTGCAAagcttagaataaaaattattaaatatctcttcctcttccatcctaatctcttcaaattgagaaactaacatcTGAATTTTAGAAGCTTTCATAATTTTATATCCTTCATGAGTAATTTCCAATGTTTCCCATGCTTCTTTAGCTATTAGACAtcgagaaattcttgagaattcttTGATGGAGATAGATGTGAAGATGGCATTTAAAGCTTTGTCATTTGCAGAAGAAGCGCTCTCTTCATCCTTAGACAATTCGGTAATTGCCTTATCAGGATTATTCAatcagattcaacaatatgccaaacatctACGGATTTGAGATATGCTCTCATGCAAATTTTCCAAAACATATAATTCgatccgtcaaagacgggaagagagTTAGGTGCAACTGTGTGAGACATATTATGCGGAAtctaggatcacactcaggaaattaaTCCCAACAGAGTGAACCCACTCTGATACCGATTGAAAATTCaatatacgactccaaacgacgcCTATTCTGAATgaataggtgtttcacacaatgtTATGCGGAAATaaatctgacctaacaattaataaacaaccaaaaatatctgaaacaataaacaataaacaacacagatattttggttacgaagaagaaaccaattagagaactctttaaaagtaaaacctttctggggcagccaaacccaagaaatcaactaactcagtaaaagaataaaagattACAAGatgttcacacttacaaaacctttgcaattgacacgatcttgtataagacaagtgACCTACTTGCCTTCTACCACAGTAGCTCTTTCCAGAGACAGTTGGAACAATctttctacgtgatctcccttcaccggaactccagTTGACTttacttcaacaatcaacaagtaaaaacaaacgatcactctaagagagagaacatacTCTCTATATCacagactctcttagcacacgacGGCGAATTCTAGATGTAGAAATTCGACTTATACAGATCTatagagatctatatatataataccaagACACCTAGTCTAGTTAGAACTCAATTACACTTAAATTAAACTAGCAGACTATGAGCCGTCCAGACGGTAAATGGGCTCGTCTGGACGGGCTCTAGGGCAACATTGCTTTCTACGTTCTTTTGGCGTGGCGCATTCGGACAGGGTGCAGACGAggttgcagacgaggctctctgGAATTCTTGGATTTCTCTCTCGTCCGGACGCCATGCAGACGGGCTTGCAGACATGGCTCTCGGAAGAAATTAATTGTGCAACGTTGACATCCCGTTCGGACGGCTATGAGTTCCGTCTGGACGCACATAGTAATTTGACACATTTTGAATCCCTTTTGCTCACCGAACATTTAGCCAACACTTAAAACTTACAGTATGATTAAAGGGGATGCAAATTTATGATACCTTTTTTCTAGGTATGCTTGAGAGTTGTGGGTTGAGAGAGTGGGCACGAGGtgacaaataataatattctggGAATGATTGTGTGGGTTAGTGGTTGGGTGAATGATTGCACTTCCCTCCCACTCCTCTGACCTCTCAAATGAAATGAGTGGGAAGCTCTTTAAATTAAGGATCtcttttactctttttcttttaccaaTTCAACATTTGGTTGCCCTTCATATTTTGCATGCATAGTAGCTAGGACCTCCCAACTCTAATCACATGAGTTAAAATTCTATCTATTTCGAACCACTTCATGAAGAGAATCATGTTCCTTAGATCATGGCATGCTTATTAAATTATGAATTCTCTATTGTGTGACTTTTGATCCCGCGAATTCCTAAAGTGATAGAGAACTATGAGCACATTATTGTGCTGCTATGTAATTGAATGGATTTCATATTAATTACAATTGTCAGTAGGGCTGACTAAAGCTGTTTTCTACATAAAAACAAAGATTCAATAatccttatatatattataatccCTTCACCCTGTATCAAATCTCAATCAACCACAGAATCCACACCTGCATGCTTTATTACTTTTGCAAGTGATTCAAGTTGTTTGCCTACAAGGAGAAAATGAAGTCTACAATAAGCACAAATTAGCCTGATCCCCACAAACTGGCCACATTTGCAGTTATAGGAGTACGGTTTATCAAGGCAGTCAAAGTTAGGAACAAAGCCATAAATTATTACGGGCAGTTTATCAGGACAGTCAAGGTCAGGGACGGAGATAGAAACTATTATGGACAAGAGCCAAGGGTGAAAATATGTTGCTGCTAAGGAACCAATATTTTTGTGAGTTATTGGCAGTTGGGTTTAATAAGTATAATTATCACCATTGACTTTGTTTATAGGGGAACAGGAAGTCGCCCACTCTAGAGTCAATGTCATATAAGGCCAACAAACTATACATAGGTTTTGAGTGAACAGGTTAAGTTGAGAGCCCCACTTGTGTTGAGCTGTTGACCACTATATTTAACATTGCCATCTGCCCCAATGTCAAAAATCCGTGCTTATTCTCTAATTCAGTCGGTTGAGTTGACCAATGTCTTTAGAATATGTATTTTCACACATATTTTTATCTGATAATCAaatcttatttaaaataaaccaagttgtaattttttaatagttaaaataatggagggattttttttttttttttttttagatgaataagtATTTCATTAAACCAAAGCTCAAAATAGAGCAACTCCACAGCACAGATACAACTCCTTCCAAAGTCAGGGACACAACCCCTTACAAAGAAAACAGAGGAAACAACCCCTCACAAAGCAAAAAACAGGGGAAACAACCTacaaatcaaaattacaaagaaTAGTAGGAGGTAAATTCCACAAAGAGCACAACAAAAAGTTTTCCTTAGATCTAGGAAAACCTCTTTTCACACCAATCCTTGACCTGACTTCCCAGAAAACTTGCTTCAACAATTGCTCATCAGTTTTGGGAACACCATCATGTTTAATCTCATTTTTGGTACGCCAAAGGTTATAAACCACATAACCAAAAACCACCCGACACAACAAGCAATTAAGAGATTTATTCCCCCAGCAATTACACCCTAACTGCACAAGATGATCCCAGATAACAGGAGGCCTACACACCCTACAACGAACCATGCCATATTTCCATATTCTAGAACTAAAACTGCATTCAAAGAAGATGTGATCACGAGTTTCAATTTGACTATGACAAAAACATCATTGAATATCACCCTTATAACCCCATTTAAGTAACCTTTCACCTATAAGAAGCCTGTTTTTCATTGCAAGCCACAAGATAAAGGCCAGCTTAGGGATAGCAAGGGGGAACCAAATCTATTTCCACCAAATAA
Above is a genomic segment from Corylus avellana chromosome ca9, CavTom2PMs-1.0 containing:
- the LOC132161828 gene encoding cysteine-rich receptor-like protein kinase 4 — its product is MMSKIISILLFSVFLSLQYLKPSAAQTWIRAGYWYYGSGSLLPISDINSALFTHLICAFADVNPSSSELSIPYSAQPYFSTFTNTVKQKNPSITTLLSIGGSSANHTVLSSMVSNASSRKSFIDSSMKMARLYGFQGFDFNWDSANTSSNMAHMGILFQEWRAAVDSEAKQSNQTQLILTAAVRNTPDIYLGNASFPVDSIRDNLDWIHVMAYGYYTPQQSNVTGALAALFDPITNASTDYGIRIWIDRGMSAGKLVLALPFHGYAWTLKNPKENVIGSPATGPAITPDGMMSYKDIKAYIQTNGAVVIYNPTYVVKSCKVGSVWICFDDAEVVKNKVAYAKQKKLLGYVAWQLPYDDNSELSLAAAQEEGNNINGKHKRRLLVIVLTTTATVVLLLGLVVCYLRRRMFKLKGMIVTSKGSESKINHMAAAGNFNGNVPNMQVFNLVEIEAATDRLSIENKLGEGGYGPVYKGVLPNGQEIAVKKLSKTSVQGFEEFQNEVILTAKLQHVNLVRLLGYCIERDEKMLIYEYMPNKSLDFYLFDPMRRFLLDWRKRIDIIEGVTQGLLYLQEYSRMTIIHRDLKASNILLDDEMKPKISDFGMARIFKRNDREANTDRIVGTYGYIPPEYVRDGVYSIKSDVYSFGVLLLQIISGKKTARYYGLDESLNMLEYAYELWKEGKGMKFMDSTLDDTLSSCKLIRCIQIALLCVQENANDRPSMLEVSSMLKNETAALTAPKKPAFSRKTDEEVETKSTLQPEICSDNDATISELVAR